A part of Spodoptera frugiperda isolate SF20-4 chromosome 25, AGI-APGP_CSIRO_Sfru_2.0, whole genome shotgun sequence genomic DNA contains:
- the LOC118265929 gene encoding uncharacterized protein LOC118265929 isoform X1 — translation MNRLRGTHWPQVTWREHWTRNNTEVVNRIIADIHKNCYACNNPAFGMTMKVEFRNRNNDRARPDHLRAAPEIVRAPRRQRIPTTPTATTTTTSQQAGEMMNPVQTVNNERAYETGAIDRKNKNVGRDLDHRFRLETPHKCGNIHPERTYANVHLNPYTRPGSSPTQVEGSPDTSSWDEEDPSTLYEPGTGAATSYPQAVPSSYRGVDHGRGRGQDLLKRLKLWPNNNSSTTHPEKTIELTDENVTPYTHSGSSPTQVEGSTDTSSWDEEDPSTLYEPGTGAATSYPQAVPSSYRGVDHGRGRGQDLLKRLKLWPNNYSSTTHPEKTVELTDENVTPYTHSGSSPTQVEGSTDTSSWDEEDPSTLYEPGTGAATSYPQAVPSSYRGVDHGRGRGQDLLKRLKLWPNNYSSTTHPEKTVELTDENVTPYTQSGSSPTQVEGSTDTSSWDEEDSSIWAAPGTSTTTPLPRVVPSSYWGVDRGRGRGQDLLNRVRKWRCSFGTSSWDEEDPSTWDEPGTGAATPYPRAVPSSRWEVERGRGRGRDILNRLKRFEMTEELTPGDNHVTPSVSSSFQTRDFKNLPARDEPNTSGVISSPCPVPSSSQAGGSAVTPALEKPSNRPGSSSSQAGNFGNLSAEDQPSTGGVAQYNGQAPSSSQLRVFLDPLTSDESSSSDETPCTSPGLASSREVVRDRDQSTMNAISLNPTRPAIDYWAPSRCDGVDGAIAETPSSIPPSLVWNAENVMRTIAALNTESRILVRERENFVENLQSRLSQNLNIQFNMTEILIIFGNPADERVSEMLYMRLLKEQIQDASPGSGSRRRNFRDEYKKKKRGDKF, via the exons ATGAACCGACTTAGGGGAACACACTGGCCACAAGTAACTTGGCGCGAG cACTGGACCCGAAATAATACAGAAGTTGTAAATAGAATCATTGCCGATATTCACAAGAACTGCTATGCTTGCAATAATCCAGCCTTCGGGATGACTATGAAG GTGGAGTTTCGAAACAGAAATAATGACAGGGCTCGGCCGGATCACTTACGGGCAGCGCCCGAAATAGTGAGAGCGCCCCGGCGACAACGAATACCAACAACGCcaacagcgacgacgacgacgacctCACAGCAAGCTGGTGAAATGATGAACCCTGTTCAGACTGTTAATAATGAACGTGCTTACGAGACAGGAGCCAtagatagaaaaaataaaaacgtaggCAGAGATTTGGACCATAGGTTTAGGCTTGAAACACCACATAAATGTGGAAACATCCATCCAGAAAGGACTTACGCAAATGTACATTTGAATCCGTATACTCGACCAGGGTCCTCTCCCACCCAG GTAGAGGGGTCCCCAGACACCTCTTCCTGGGACGAAGAGGACCCCTCTACCTTGTATGAACCGGGCACGGGTGCTGCAACTTCGTATCCTCAGGCAGTACCCTCTTCGTACCGGGGAGTGGACCATGGACGAGGCCGAGGACAAGACCTTCTGAAGCGCCTCAAGTTGTGGCCTAATAATAATTCATCTACCACACATCCAGAAAAGACAATAGAGCTTACAGATGAAAATGTGACTCCATATACTCATTCGGGATCCTCTCCCACACAGGTAGAGGGGTCCACAGACACCTCTTCCTGGGACGAAGAGGACCCCTCTACCTTGTATGAACCGGGCACGGGTGCTGCAACTTCGTATCCTCAGGCAGTACCCTCTTCGTACCGGGGAGTGGACCATGGACGAGGCCGAGGACAAGACCTTCTGAAGCGCCTCAAGTTGTGGCCTAATAATTATTCATCTACCACACATCCAGAAAAGACAGTAGAGCTTACAGATGAAAATGTAACTCCATATACTCATTCGGGATCCTCTCCCACACAGGTAGAGGGGTCCACAGACACCTCTTCCTGGGACGAAGAGGACCCCTCTACCTTGTATGAACCGGGCACGGGTGCTGCAACTTCGTATCCTCAGGCAGTACCCTCTTCGTACCGGGGAGTGGACCATGGACGAGGCCGAGGACAAGACCTTCTGAAGCGCCTCAAGTTGTGGCCTAATAATTATTCATCTACCACACATCCAGAAAAGACAGTAGAGCTTACAGATGAAAATGTGACTCCATATACTCAATCGGGATCCTCTCCCACACAGGTAGAGGGGTCCACAGACACCTCTTCCTGGGACGAAGAGGACTCCTCTATTTGGGCCGCGCCGGGCACGAGCACTACGACTCCGCTTCCTCGTGTAGTACCCTCCTCGTACTGGGGAGTGGACAGGGGACGAGGCCGAGGACAAGACCTTCTAAATCGCGTTAGAAAATGGCGTTGTTCTTTTGGCACCTCTTCCTGGGACGAAGAAGACCCCTCTACCTGGGATGAGCCGGGCACGGGTGCTGCAACTCCGTATCCTCGAGCAGTACCCTCCTCGCGCTGGGAAGTGGAGCGGGGACGAGGCCGTGGACGAGACATTCTGAATCGTCTTAAAAGATTTGAAATGACAGAAGAGCTCACACCCGGAGATAACCATGTGACTCCGTCAGTATCCTCATCGTTCCAGACTAGGGATTTTAAGAACCTCCCTGCCCGGGACGAGCCGAATACGAGCGGTGTGATTTCAAGTCCGTGTCCAGTACCATCTTCGTCCCAGGCAGGGGGATCTGCGGTCACCCCTGCTCTGGAGAAGCCCAGTAACCGGCCAGGATCCTCTTCATCTCAGGCAGGGAATTTTGGGAACCTATCTGCCGAAGATCAACCCAGTACGGGCGGTGTAGCTCAGTATAATGGTCAAGCACCCTCCTCATCCCAGCTAAGGGTATTTTTGGACCCCTTAACTAGCGACGAGTCGAGCTCGAGCGACGAGACTCCGTGTACTAGTCCAGGACTCGCCTCGTCCAGGGAAGTGGTGCGAGACCGTGACCAAAGTACGATGAATGCGATTTCACTTAATCCTACAAGACCGGCGATTGACTACTGGGCCCCCTCTCGATGCGACGGAGTGGACGGCGCGATCGCTGAGACTCCATCTTCTATTCCGCCTTCTTTGGTCTGGAATGCGGAAAACGTTATGCGAACTATTGCTGCATTGAATACGGAATCACGTATTCTAGTTCGTGAAAGGGAGAACTTTGTTGAGAACCTCCAGAGTAGATTATCACAAAATTTGAACATTCAGTTTAATATGACGGAGATTTTGATAATTTTCGGAAACCCTGCAGATGAAAGGGTTTCAGAAATGTTGTATATGAGGCTACTAAAAGAGCAAATTCAGGACGCTTCGCCAGGTTCGGGAAGTCGAAGACGCAACTTCCGTGatgaatacaagaaaaaaaaaaggggaGATAAATTCTGA
- the LOC118265929 gene encoding uncharacterized protein LOC118265929 isoform X3: MNRLRGTHWPQVTWREHWTRNNTEVVNRIIADIHKNCYACNNPAFGMTMKVEFRNRNNDRARPDHLRAAPEIVRAPRRQRIPTTPTATTTTTSQQAGEMMNPVQTVNNERAYETGAIDRKNKNVGRDLDHRFRLETPHKCGNIHPERTYANVHLNPYTRPGSSPTQVEGSPDTSSWDEEDPSTLYEPGTGAATSYPQAVPSSYRGVDHGRGRGQDLLKRLKLWPNNNSSTTHPEKTIELTDENVTPYTHSGSSPTQVEGSTDTSSWDEEDSSIWAAPGTSTTTPLPRVVPSSYWGVDRGRGRGQDLLNRVRKWRCSFGTSSWDEEDPSTWDEPGTGAATPYPRAVPSSRWEVERGRGRGRDILNRLKRFEMTEELTPGDNHVTPSVSSSFQTRDFKNLPARDEPNTSGVISSPCPVPSSSQAGGSAVTPALEKPSNRPGSSSSQAGNFGNLSAEDQPSTGGVAQYNGQAPSSSQLRVFLDPLTSDESSSSDETPCTSPGLASSREVVRDRDQSTMNAISLNPTRPAIDYWAPSRCDGVDGAIAETPSSIPPSLVWNAENVMRTIAALNTESRILVRERENFVENLQSRLSQNLNIQFNMTEILIIFGNPADERVSEMLYMRLLKEQIQDASPGSGSRRRNFRDEYKKKKRGDKF, encoded by the exons ATGAACCGACTTAGGGGAACACACTGGCCACAAGTAACTTGGCGCGAG cACTGGACCCGAAATAATACAGAAGTTGTAAATAGAATCATTGCCGATATTCACAAGAACTGCTATGCTTGCAATAATCCAGCCTTCGGGATGACTATGAAG GTGGAGTTTCGAAACAGAAATAATGACAGGGCTCGGCCGGATCACTTACGGGCAGCGCCCGAAATAGTGAGAGCGCCCCGGCGACAACGAATACCAACAACGCcaacagcgacgacgacgacgacctCACAGCAAGCTGGTGAAATGATGAACCCTGTTCAGACTGTTAATAATGAACGTGCTTACGAGACAGGAGCCAtagatagaaaaaataaaaacgtaggCAGAGATTTGGACCATAGGTTTAGGCTTGAAACACCACATAAATGTGGAAACATCCATCCAGAAAGGACTTACGCAAATGTACATTTGAATCCGTATACTCGACCAGGGTCCTCTCCCACCCAG GTAGAGGGGTCCCCAGACACCTCTTCCTGGGACGAAGAGGACCCCTCTACCTTGTATGAACCGGGCACGGGTGCTGCAACTTCGTATCCTCAGGCAGTACCCTCTTCGTACCGGGGAGTGGACCATGGACGAGGCCGAGGACAAGACCTTCTGAAGCGCCTCAAGTTGTGGCCTAATAATAATTCATCTACCACACATCCAGAAAAGACAATAGAGCTTACAGATGAAAATGTGACTCCATATACTCATTCGGGATCCTCTCCCACACAG GTAGAGGGGTCCACAGACACCTCTTCCTGGGACGAAGAGGACTCCTCTATTTGGGCCGCGCCGGGCACGAGCACTACGACTCCGCTTCCTCGTGTAGTACCCTCCTCGTACTGGGGAGTGGACAGGGGACGAGGCCGAGGACAAGACCTTCTAAATCGCGTTAGAAAATGGCGTTGTTCTTTTGGCACCTCTTCCTGGGACGAAGAAGACCCCTCTACCTGGGATGAGCCGGGCACGGGTGCTGCAACTCCGTATCCTCGAGCAGTACCCTCCTCGCGCTGGGAAGTGGAGCGGGGACGAGGCCGTGGACGAGACATTCTGAATCGTCTTAAAAGATTTGAAATGACAGAAGAGCTCACACCCGGAGATAACCATGTGACTCCGTCAGTATCCTCATCGTTCCAGACTAGGGATTTTAAGAACCTCCCTGCCCGGGACGAGCCGAATACGAGCGGTGTGATTTCAAGTCCGTGTCCAGTACCATCTTCGTCCCAGGCAGGGGGATCTGCGGTCACCCCTGCTCTGGAGAAGCCCAGTAACCGGCCAGGATCCTCTTCATCTCAGGCAGGGAATTTTGGGAACCTATCTGCCGAAGATCAACCCAGTACGGGCGGTGTAGCTCAGTATAATGGTCAAGCACCCTCCTCATCCCAGCTAAGGGTATTTTTGGACCCCTTAACTAGCGACGAGTCGAGCTCGAGCGACGAGACTCCGTGTACTAGTCCAGGACTCGCCTCGTCCAGGGAAGTGGTGCGAGACCGTGACCAAAGTACGATGAATGCGATTTCACTTAATCCTACAAGACCGGCGATTGACTACTGGGCCCCCTCTCGATGCGACGGAGTGGACGGCGCGATCGCTGAGACTCCATCTTCTATTCCGCCTTCTTTGGTCTGGAATGCGGAAAACGTTATGCGAACTATTGCTGCATTGAATACGGAATCACGTATTCTAGTTCGTGAAAGGGAGAACTTTGTTGAGAACCTCCAGAGTAGATTATCACAAAATTTGAACATTCAGTTTAATATGACGGAGATTTTGATAATTTTCGGAAACCCTGCAGATGAAAGGGTTTCAGAAATGTTGTATATGAGGCTACTAAAAGAGCAAATTCAGGACGCTTCGCCAGGTTCGGGAAGTCGAAGACGCAACTTCCGTGatgaatacaagaaaaaaaaaaggggaGATAAATTCTGA
- the LOC118265929 gene encoding uncharacterized protein LOC118265929 isoform X2 produces MNRLRGTHWPQVTWREHWTRNNTEVVNRIIADIHKNCYACNNPAFGMTMKVEFRNRNNDRARPDHLRAAPEIVRAPRRQRIPTTPTATTTTTSQQAGEMMNPVQTVNNERAYETGAIDRKNKNVGRDLDHRFRLETPHKCGNIHPERTYANVHLNPYTRPGSSPTQVEGSPDTSSWDEEDPSTLYEPGTGAATSYPQAVPSSYRGVDHGRGRGQDLLKRLKLWPNNNSSTTHPEKTIELTDENVTPYTHSGSSPTQVEGSTDTSSWDEEDPSTLYEPGTGAATSYPQAVPSSYRGVDHGRGRGQDLLKRLKLWPNNYSSTTHPEKTVELTDENVTPYTHSGSSPTQVEGSTDTSSWDEEDSSIWAAPGTSTTTPLPRVVPSSYWGVDRGRGRGQDLLNRVRKWRCSFGTSSWDEEDPSTWDEPGTGAATPYPRAVPSSRWEVERGRGRGRDILNRLKRFEMTEELTPGDNHVTPSVSSSFQTRDFKNLPARDEPNTSGVISSPCPVPSSSQAGGSAVTPALEKPSNRPGSSSSQAGNFGNLSAEDQPSTGGVAQYNGQAPSSSQLRVFLDPLTSDESSSSDETPCTSPGLASSREVVRDRDQSTMNAISLNPTRPAIDYWAPSRCDGVDGAIAETPSSIPPSLVWNAENVMRTIAALNTESRILVRERENFVENLQSRLSQNLNIQFNMTEILIIFGNPADERVSEMLYMRLLKEQIQDASPGSGSRRRNFRDEYKKKKRGDKF; encoded by the exons ATGAACCGACTTAGGGGAACACACTGGCCACAAGTAACTTGGCGCGAG cACTGGACCCGAAATAATACAGAAGTTGTAAATAGAATCATTGCCGATATTCACAAGAACTGCTATGCTTGCAATAATCCAGCCTTCGGGATGACTATGAAG GTGGAGTTTCGAAACAGAAATAATGACAGGGCTCGGCCGGATCACTTACGGGCAGCGCCCGAAATAGTGAGAGCGCCCCGGCGACAACGAATACCAACAACGCcaacagcgacgacgacgacgacctCACAGCAAGCTGGTGAAATGATGAACCCTGTTCAGACTGTTAATAATGAACGTGCTTACGAGACAGGAGCCAtagatagaaaaaataaaaacgtaggCAGAGATTTGGACCATAGGTTTAGGCTTGAAACACCACATAAATGTGGAAACATCCATCCAGAAAGGACTTACGCAAATGTACATTTGAATCCGTATACTCGACCAGGGTCCTCTCCCACCCAG GTAGAGGGGTCCCCAGACACCTCTTCCTGGGACGAAGAGGACCCCTCTACCTTGTATGAACCGGGCACGGGTGCTGCAACTTCGTATCCTCAGGCAGTACCCTCTTCGTACCGGGGAGTGGACCATGGACGAGGCCGAGGACAAGACCTTCTGAAGCGCCTCAAGTTGTGGCCTAATAATAATTCATCTACCACACATCCAGAAAAGACAATAGAGCTTACAGATGAAAATGTGACTCCATATACTCATTCGGGATCCTCTCCCACACAGGTAGAGGGGTCCACAGACACCTCTTCCTGGGACGAAGAGGACCCCTCTACCTTGTATGAACCGGGCACGGGTGCTGCAACTTCGTATCCTCAGGCAGTACCCTCTTCGTACCGGGGAGTGGACCATGGACGAGGCCGAGGACAAGACCTTCTGAAGCGCCTCAAGTTGTGGCCTAATAATTATTCATCTACCACACATCCAGAAAAGACAGTAGAGCTTACAGATGAAAATGTAACTCCATATACTCATTCGGGATCCTCTCCCACACAG GTAGAGGGGTCCACAGACACCTCTTCCTGGGACGAAGAGGACTCCTCTATTTGGGCCGCGCCGGGCACGAGCACTACGACTCCGCTTCCTCGTGTAGTACCCTCCTCGTACTGGGGAGTGGACAGGGGACGAGGCCGAGGACAAGACCTTCTAAATCGCGTTAGAAAATGGCGTTGTTCTTTTGGCACCTCTTCCTGGGACGAAGAAGACCCCTCTACCTGGGATGAGCCGGGCACGGGTGCTGCAACTCCGTATCCTCGAGCAGTACCCTCCTCGCGCTGGGAAGTGGAGCGGGGACGAGGCCGTGGACGAGACATTCTGAATCGTCTTAAAAGATTTGAAATGACAGAAGAGCTCACACCCGGAGATAACCATGTGACTCCGTCAGTATCCTCATCGTTCCAGACTAGGGATTTTAAGAACCTCCCTGCCCGGGACGAGCCGAATACGAGCGGTGTGATTTCAAGTCCGTGTCCAGTACCATCTTCGTCCCAGGCAGGGGGATCTGCGGTCACCCCTGCTCTGGAGAAGCCCAGTAACCGGCCAGGATCCTCTTCATCTCAGGCAGGGAATTTTGGGAACCTATCTGCCGAAGATCAACCCAGTACGGGCGGTGTAGCTCAGTATAATGGTCAAGCACCCTCCTCATCCCAGCTAAGGGTATTTTTGGACCCCTTAACTAGCGACGAGTCGAGCTCGAGCGACGAGACTCCGTGTACTAGTCCAGGACTCGCCTCGTCCAGGGAAGTGGTGCGAGACCGTGACCAAAGTACGATGAATGCGATTTCACTTAATCCTACAAGACCGGCGATTGACTACTGGGCCCCCTCTCGATGCGACGGAGTGGACGGCGCGATCGCTGAGACTCCATCTTCTATTCCGCCTTCTTTGGTCTGGAATGCGGAAAACGTTATGCGAACTATTGCTGCATTGAATACGGAATCACGTATTCTAGTTCGTGAAAGGGAGAACTTTGTTGAGAACCTCCAGAGTAGATTATCACAAAATTTGAACATTCAGTTTAATATGACGGAGATTTTGATAATTTTCGGAAACCCTGCAGATGAAAGGGTTTCAGAAATGTTGTATATGAGGCTACTAAAAGAGCAAATTCAGGACGCTTCGCCAGGTTCGGGAAGTCGAAGACGCAACTTCCGTGatgaatacaagaaaaaaaaaaggggaGATAAATTCTGA